The Sphingobium aromaticiconvertens genome has a segment encoding these proteins:
- a CDS encoding TetR/AcrR family transcriptional regulator, whose amino-acid sequence MDLATKDNIGTRDGTERPQTYSSPAIIERRRRILEETRKVIAEQGIAALSMNEIGQRAGVAKRTLYNAFQTRERMIASAIQEYFDEYVSRIDYASTPGSLRYNLERMISVVQRNRKIRNYIKAIMALYFSSDVDHDIWTAMHSPAVEHNRTWIAALEKQKQLQPWVEVDKLVEDLVRFEYATINDWAQGRIPDDEVIVRLVGSYLTCVLGALKGAARKEVEALIVDISQRGIDALPMRKRNGTAASA is encoded by the coding sequence ATGGATTTGGCGACTAAGGACAATATCGGCACCAGGGATGGGACGGAGCGGCCCCAAACCTATTCCAGCCCCGCCATTATTGAACGGCGCAGGCGTATCCTGGAAGAAACGCGCAAGGTGATTGCCGAACAGGGCATCGCGGCGCTCAGCATGAACGAGATCGGGCAGCGCGCAGGCGTGGCCAAGCGCACGCTCTACAATGCCTTCCAGACGCGCGAGCGGATGATCGCCTCTGCGATTCAGGAATATTTCGACGAATATGTCAGCCGCATCGACTATGCGAGCACACCGGGGAGTTTGCGCTACAATCTGGAACGGATGATTTCCGTGGTCCAGCGCAACCGCAAGATTCGCAACTATATCAAGGCGATCATGGCGCTCTATTTCAGTTCGGATGTCGACCACGACATCTGGACGGCGATGCACTCGCCCGCCGTGGAGCATAACCGCACCTGGATCGCGGCGCTGGAGAAGCAGAAGCAGTTGCAGCCATGGGTAGAGGTCGACAAGCTGGTCGAGGATCTGGTGCGGTTTGAATATGCCACGATCAACGACTGGGCGCAGGGACGAATCCCGGACGACGAGGTGATCGTCCGGCTGGTCGGCAGCTACCTGACCTGTGTGCTGGGGGCGCTCAAGGGCGCGGCGCGCAAGGAAGTGGAAGCGTTGATCGTCGACATTTCCCAGCGCGGCATTGACGCGCTGCCCATGCGCAAGCGAAACGGGACGGCGGCTTCGGCATAA
- a CDS encoding PQQ-dependent dehydrogenase, methanol/ethanol family, which yields MKLRFSTAIAGMAAVAMTGGLVARSVQSAAPEGAHWTSYGGDDKEQHYSPLAQIDEANVGKLGLAWSYDIDTYDSYTQPLEVDGVLYFAVGLSVVHALDARTGKLLWQYDPDVASQPEARTRMRAGWGTRGIAYKDGMVFTATREGRLIAVDAKTGKPRWSVQTLDEAEHGYITGPPWVAGDKVVVGFGGADYSPTRGYVTAYDIKTGKKAWRWFVVPGDPAKGFENKAMEAAAKTWTGEWWKFGGGGTVWHAMAYDAKYDRIYIGTGNGWPWNQKIRSPGGGDNLYLSSIVALDVKTGEYVWHYQVNPENSHDFNNAMDIELADMMIGGKMRSVLIHAPKNGFFYVLDRETGKLVSAGEFAKQNWAKRIDPVTGRPEINPAAQYPDGKPFMMYPFPNGAHGVQAMSFSPKTGLSYIPVMEGGRVFVDPPNVKDWSYKPGMMVNTGLGAPPANLVAPAAISKLVAWDVAGNKIAWSIPQPGVFNGGTMATGGNLVFQGTNDGSFNAFSASNGRKLWGFDAQNGMLSAPISYSLGGKQYVSIITGFRSSFPNSPNWDYGQQKRRVLTFTIGGSKALPPSEQADMPIQDDPAFTIDAAKAKVGAGIYNSSCIICHGAGMMAGGAAPDLRKSAVPMDADTFKAVVHDGALMARGMGAFEQLSDADLEGLRHYIRQRARETAPKGS from the coding sequence ATGAAGCTGCGTTTTTCCACGGCGATCGCAGGTATGGCGGCGGTGGCGATGACCGGCGGGCTGGTCGCCCGGTCGGTGCAGAGTGCGGCGCCGGAAGGCGCGCATTGGACCAGCTATGGCGGGGATGACAAGGAACAGCATTACAGCCCGCTCGCCCAGATCGACGAAGCCAATGTGGGCAAGCTGGGCCTTGCCTGGTCCTATGATATCGATACCTATGACAGCTATACCCAGCCGCTCGAAGTCGATGGCGTGCTGTATTTCGCGGTGGGGCTGAGCGTGGTTCATGCGCTCGACGCGCGCACCGGCAAATTGTTGTGGCAATATGATCCCGATGTCGCCAGCCAGCCCGAAGCCCGGACGCGGATGCGGGCGGGCTGGGGCACGCGCGGCATCGCCTACAAGGACGGAATGGTCTTTACCGCGACCCGCGAAGGGCGGCTGATCGCGGTCGATGCGAAGACCGGCAAGCCACGCTGGTCGGTGCAGACGCTGGATGAGGCGGAGCATGGCTATATCACAGGCCCGCCATGGGTGGCGGGCGACAAGGTGGTCGTGGGCTTCGGCGGCGCGGATTATAGTCCGACGCGCGGCTATGTGACGGCCTACGACATCAAGACCGGCAAGAAGGCGTGGCGCTGGTTCGTGGTGCCGGGCGATCCGGCCAAGGGCTTCGAGAACAAGGCGATGGAGGCGGCGGCCAAGACCTGGACCGGCGAATGGTGGAAATTCGGTGGCGGCGGCACGGTATGGCACGCCATGGCCTATGATGCGAAATATGACCGCATCTATATCGGCACCGGCAACGGGTGGCCGTGGAACCAGAAGATCCGCTCGCCCGGCGGCGGCGACAATCTTTATCTGTCGTCGATCGTCGCGCTGGACGTTAAGACCGGCGAATATGTGTGGCATTATCAGGTGAACCCGGAAAACAGCCACGACTTCAACAATGCGATGGACATTGAACTGGCCGACATGATGATCGGCGGCAAGATGCGATCGGTGCTGATCCACGCGCCCAAGAACGGCTTTTTCTATGTGCTGGACCGGGAAACCGGCAAGCTGGTGTCGGCGGGCGAATTTGCGAAGCAGAACTGGGCCAAACGGATCGACCCGGTGACGGGGCGGCCGGAAATCAATCCCGCAGCACAATATCCCGACGGCAAGCCGTTTATGATGTACCCCTTCCCCAATGGCGCGCATGGGGTGCAGGCCATGTCGTTCAGTCCGAAGACGGGCCTGTCCTATATTCCGGTGATGGAAGGCGGGCGCGTCTTCGTTGATCCGCCCAATGTGAAGGACTGGAGTTACAAGCCGGGCATGATGGTCAACACTGGCCTTGGCGCGCCGCCCGCCAACCTGGTCGCGCCTGCCGCCATCAGCAAGCTGGTCGCATGGGATGTCGCGGGCAACAAGATTGCCTGGTCGATCCCGCAGCCCGGCGTGTTCAACGGCGGCACGATGGCGACCGGCGGCAATCTGGTGTTTCAAGGGACGAACGACGGCAGCTTCAATGCCTTTTCGGCGAGCAACGGGCGCAAGCTGTGGGGGTTCGACGCACAAAATGGCATGCTGTCTGCGCCGATCAGCTATTCGCTTGGCGGTAAACAATATGTGTCGATCATCACCGGGTTCCGCAGCAGTTTTCCCAATTCGCCCAACTGGGACTATGGCCAGCAGAAGCGCCGGGTGCTGACCTTCACCATCGGCGGGAGCAAGGCTTTGCCGCCGTCCGAGCAGGCTGACATGCCGATCCAGGACGACCCCGCCTTCACCATCGACGCCGCCAAGGCGAAGGTCGGCGCGGGCATCTACAATAGCAGCTGCATCATCTGTCATGGGGCGGGCATGATGGCGGGCGGCGCCGCGCCTGACTTGCGTAAGTCGGCCGTGCCGATGGACGCCGACACGTTCAAGGCAGTGGTCCATGACGGAGCGCTGATGGCGCGCGGCATGGGCGCGTTCGAGCAGTTGAGCGACGCCGATCTGGAAGGGTTGCGCCACTATATTCGCCAGCGTGCGCGCGAAACCGCGCCCAAGGGTAGTTAG
- a CDS encoding carboxylesterase/lipase family protein, with the protein MAAPDAPPNVRLASGALKGTMRDGVAYFGNIPFAAPPTGPDRWRAPQPPRPWRTARDAARFGADCPQPRRDATDTAPQSEDCLTLNIVTPDPRASKLPVLVVIHGGAYFVGSGREPFERGVPPMVRQGAVLVAPNYRLGRLGFFAHPALTVEAPQAMANYWLMDQVAALRWVHANIAGFGGDPANVTIIGCSAGGSSINALMATPAARGLFARASAHSAGGLFNANRPIDQAQEQGMAFATRVGVSGRDGAALARLRALPVDAVLAGDSGAPDFGAVVDGHWLPRPLSALFASGAIARVPLISGSTSNEASVFGLMGFDRAAMARRFGIDLDSVSASYGVQDEKELLRQVQTDFLFTSAAMGMTQLAARAGVPTWSYHFDYLPPAQRQEPGADHCADRPYWFGQSPATDPQSTALARTMEGWLLNYMRGGDPNGVGLPPWPANQPGTANPLLIGETIRSAPQFHARQLAPWYAKWERESGQKFGWRTTS; encoded by the coding sequence ATGGCAGCGCCCGACGCTCCGCCGAACGTCCGCCTCGCCTCCGGCGCACTCAAGGGCACGATGCGCGATGGCGTCGCCTATTTCGGTAACATCCCCTTCGCCGCGCCCCCGACCGGCCCCGATCGCTGGCGCGCGCCCCAGCCCCCACGTCCGTGGCGCACCGCGCGTGACGCCGCCCGCTTCGGCGCGGATTGCCCCCAGCCCCGCCGCGACGCGACCGATACCGCACCCCAAAGCGAAGATTGCTTGACGCTCAACATCGTCACGCCCGATCCACGGGCAAGCAAACTGCCGGTGCTGGTCGTCATACATGGCGGCGCCTATTTCGTCGGGTCCGGGCGCGAACCCTTTGAACGCGGCGTCCCACCCATGGTGCGGCAGGGCGCCGTGCTGGTCGCGCCCAATTATCGCCTCGGCCGCCTCGGTTTCTTCGCCCATCCCGCTCTCACCGTGGAAGCGCCGCAGGCCATGGCCAATTACTGGCTGATGGATCAGGTTGCGGCCCTGCGCTGGGTCCATGCCAATATCGCCGGTTTCGGCGGCGATCCGGCCAATGTCACGATCATCGGCTGTTCCGCCGGGGGATCCAGCATCAACGCGCTGATGGCCACGCCCGCGGCGCGCGGCCTGTTCGCGCGCGCCAGCGCCCATTCGGCCGGCGGCCTGTTCAACGCCAATCGCCCCATCGATCAGGCACAGGAACAGGGCATGGCCTTTGCCACCCGCGTCGGTGTCTCGGGGCGGGACGGGGCGGCCCTTGCCCGGCTGCGCGCGCTTCCTGTTGATGCCGTGCTAGCAGGCGACAGCGGCGCACCGGATTTCGGCGCGGTGGTCGATGGTCACTGGCTGCCCCGCCCGCTCTCCGCCCTGTTCGCCAGCGGCGCCATCGCGCGCGTGCCGCTCATCAGCGGATCGACCAGCAACGAAGCCAGTGTCTTCGGCCTGATGGGCTTCGACCGGGCCGCCATGGCCCGTCGCTTCGGCATTGATCTCGACAGCGTTTCCGCCAGCTATGGTGTGCAGGATGAAAAGGAATTGCTGCGACAAGTGCAGACCGATTTCCTGTTCACCTCTGCAGCCATGGGCATGACCCAATTGGCGGCGCGCGCCGGCGTGCCGACATGGTCCTATCATTTCGACTATCTGCCTCCCGCTCAGCGGCAGGAACCCGGTGCGGACCATTGCGCGGATCGCCCTTACTGGTTCGGTCAATCGCCCGCCACCGATCCGCAATCGACCGCATTGGCCCGGACAATGGAAGGCTGGCTGTTGAACTATATGCGTGGCGGCGACCCCAACGGTGTCGGCTTGCCGCCATGGCCCGCCAATCAACCCGGCACGGCCAATCCTCTGCTGATCGGCGAAACCATCCGGTCCGCCCCCCAATTTCACGCCCGCCAACTGGCGCCCTGGTACGCCAAATGGGAACGGGAAAGCGGGCAGAAATTCGGCTGGCGCACCACATCATGA
- a CDS encoding enoyl-CoA hydratase/isomerase family protein translates to MSVTLDRRDGIAVVTLDRPDRRNAFTMAMRGRIADIFTELADDDTVRAIVLTGAGGHFCAGSDTGEMGHSDTAAFLHRMRLLHRMIRAITACPKPVIAAVAGNCVGAGWSLALACDMAVAAPDARFCQIFGRIGYAPDAGAIWHLTRLVGPMRAKEIVYSTRMIDAAEALTLGLVLDVVVDQPVLDRAVALAMDMAQGAPLAQAMAKQLFDAASTQSLDQFLAQEFSVQPMLATTADHREGIDAAQDKRPPRFTGR, encoded by the coding sequence ATGAGCGTCACGCTCGACCGACGGGACGGGATAGCCGTCGTCACGCTTGATCGGCCGGATCGCCGCAACGCCTTCACCATGGCGATGCGCGGACGGATTGCGGACATATTCACCGAACTGGCCGATGACGACACGGTCCGGGCGATCGTCCTGACCGGCGCGGGCGGGCATTTCTGCGCGGGTTCGGACACCGGGGAAATGGGGCACAGCGATACCGCCGCCTTCCTGCACCGCATGCGCCTGCTCCATCGCATGATCCGCGCCATCACCGCCTGTCCGAAACCCGTCATCGCCGCGGTCGCAGGCAATTGCGTCGGTGCGGGGTGGAGCCTGGCGCTGGCCTGCGACATGGCCGTCGCCGCACCCGACGCACGCTTCTGCCAGATTTTCGGGCGGATCGGCTATGCTCCCGACGCCGGCGCCATTTGGCATCTTACTCGTCTCGTCGGGCCGATGCGCGCAAAGGAGATTGTCTATTCCACCCGCATGATTGACGCAGCCGAAGCGCTGACGCTGGGCCTTGTGCTGGATGTCGTGGTGGACCAGCCAGTGCTGGACCGCGCGGTGGCTTTGGCCATGGATATGGCGCAGGGCGCGCCGCTGGCGCAGGCCATGGCCAAACAATTGTTCGACGCCGCATCAACGCAATCACTCGACCAGTTTCTCGCGCAGGAATTCAGCGTTCAGCCGATGTTGGCCACCACCGCCGACCATCGCGAAGGCATCGACGCCGCACAGGACAAGCGCCCACCCCGGTTCACCGGCCGATGA
- a CDS encoding HpcH/HpaI aldolase/citrate lyase family protein: MTAFPRSWLFTPGSRPDRFAKAVATITDALILDLEDAVAEDNKLQARQNVAAFLETVPVIRQRIAVRINSLRRAIGLEDLIALARLANAPDYILLPKAEDDADFVIAADILTDCGSRAQLLALVESARGVAHAATIAASTPRLAGLMFGAADYAADLGQQVGPFRPDFARATIANAAASGAMPAIDSPCFAIDDSDALEAECSQARAFGFIGKAAIHPAQLEVISHHFHASASERELASRIIAAAPDGVGVLDGKMIDIAMIRWARRMV, from the coding sequence ATGACCGCCTTCCCCCGTAGCTGGCTGTTCACGCCCGGATCGCGCCCGGATCGCTTCGCCAAGGCCGTCGCGACCATCACCGACGCCCTGATTCTGGATCTGGAGGATGCCGTGGCGGAGGACAACAAGCTGCAAGCCCGTCAGAATGTCGCAGCCTTCCTCGAAACCGTCCCGGTCATCAGGCAACGGATCGCCGTGCGGATCAATTCCTTGCGGCGCGCGATCGGGCTGGAGGATCTGATCGCCCTCGCCCGCCTCGCCAACGCGCCCGATTATATCCTGCTGCCCAAGGCAGAGGATGATGCGGATTTTGTCATCGCCGCCGATATTCTGACCGATTGCGGTTCAAGGGCGCAGTTGCTCGCCCTCGTCGAATCCGCCCGTGGCGTAGCCCATGCCGCCACGATCGCTGCATCGACGCCACGACTGGCAGGCCTGATGTTCGGCGCCGCGGACTATGCGGCCGACCTTGGTCAGCAGGTCGGCCCATTCCGGCCCGATTTCGCCCGCGCCACCATCGCTAACGCTGCAGCATCTGGCGCCATGCCCGCGATCGATTCCCCCTGCTTCGCCATCGACGATTCCGATGCTTTGGAAGCTGAATGCAGCCAGGCGCGTGCCTTCGGCTTCATTGGTAAGGCAGCGATCCACCCAGCCCAGCTTGAGGTCATCAGCCACCATTTTCACGCCTCGGCCAGCGAGCGGGAACTGGCTTCACGCATCATCGCAGCGGCGCCTGATGGAGTCGGCGTGCTTGACGGCAAGATGATCGATATTGCGATGATCCGCTGGGCAAGACGGATGGTGTAA